In Rhinolophus ferrumequinum isolate MPI-CBG mRhiFer1 chromosome 7, mRhiFer1_v1.p, whole genome shotgun sequence, the following proteins share a genomic window:
- the LOC117024786 gene encoding uncharacterized protein C7orf61 homolog isoform X3 has translation MTIVMRFFQWMWRKITYWVLFWKHKTKSTVLEYPDSKKSALKVEKAPSMVETFKLVEPPKEAKASKMEVSPKAADPCMLAKTTDGAKVELGHRGRSLLQLPGTAVKSVSMLMVSALQSGWQMCSWKSSVSSTSVTSQMRAWSPLQSPEAEMLREVYLVLWSIRKQLRQLARRQERCRRRHIWAHTCPQPDTVQGLKQDARSPL, from the exons ATGACTATAGTCATGAGGTTCTTCCAATGGATGTGGCGAAAGATTACTTACTGG GTTTTATTCTGGAAACACAAAACTAAGTCAACTGTCTTGGAATACCCTGACTCCAAGAAAAGTGCATTGAAGGTAGAGAAGGCTCCCAGCATGGTTGAAACTTTCAAATTGGTTGAGCCCCCCAAAGAGGCTAAGGCCTCCAAAATGGAAGTGTCCCCCAAAGCGGCTGATCCCTGCATGTTGGCCAAGACAACAGACGGGGCTAAGGTGGAGCTGGGCCATAGGGGCCGGTCCCTGCTGCAGCTGCCCGGGACGGCCGTCAAGTCTGTCTCCATGCTCATGGTCTCGGCTCTGCAGTCCGGCTGGCAAATGTGCAGCTGGAAG tcATCTGTGAGTTCTACCTCAGTTACCTCCCAAATGAGGGCCTGGTCCCCTTTGCAGTCCCCGGAGGCTGAGATGCTACGGGAAGTGTACCTGGTGCTGTGGTCCATTCGGAAACAACTGCGGCAGCTGGCCCGCAGACAAGAGAGGTGCAGAAGGCGCCACATCTGGGCCCACACTTGCCCCCAGCCTGACACAGTTCAGGGCCTGAAACAGGATGCACGGAGTCCTCTCTAG
- the LOC117024786 gene encoding TSC22 domain family protein 4 isoform X1, whose amino-acid sequence MSGGKKKSSFQITSVTTDYEGPGSPGGPDTPALPAPTGPPPRLPNGEPNPEPGGKGTPRNGSPPPGAPASRFRVVKLPQGLGEPYRRGRWTCVDVYERDLEPPSFGRLLEGIRGASGGAGGRSLDSRLELASLGLGAPTPQPGLSQGPTSWLRPPPTSPGPQARSFTAGLGQLAVPGKAKVETPPLSASPPQQRPPEPRAGDSSGTSRATTPLPSLRVEVEAGGPAAGIPPLSRTKDGALRLRTELVAPEEMGQVPPLDSRPSSPALYFFPDASLVHKSPDPFGAAAAQSLSLARSMLAISGHLDSDDDSGSGSLVGIDNKIEQAMVLFWKHKTKSTVLEYPDSKKSALKVEKAPSMVETFKLVEPPKEAKASKMEVSPKAADPCMLAKTTDGAKVELGHRGRSLLQLPGTAVKSVSMLMVSALQSGWQMCSWKSSVSSTSVTSQMRAWSPLQSPEAEMLREVYLVLWSIRKQLRQLARRQERCRRRHIWAHTCPQPDTVQGLKQDARSPL is encoded by the exons ATGAGTGGGGGCAAGAAGAAGAGTAGTTTCCAAATCACCAGCGTCACCACGGACTACGAGGGCCCCGGGAGCCCAGGGGGTCCAGATACCCCTGCCCTGCCAGCTCCCACTGGGCCCCCGCCCCGCCTGCCCAATGGGGAGCCCAACCCCGAGCCAGGAGGCAAGGGCACCCCCCGGAACGGCTCCCCGCCGCCTGGGGCCCCTGCCTCCCGTTTCCGGGTGGTGAAGctgccccagggcctgggagAGCCTTATCGCCGTGGCCGTTGGACGTGTGTGGATGTTTACGAGAGAGACCTGGAGCCCCCTAGCTTCGGCCGGCTCCTGGAGGGGATTCGAGGGGCCTCGGGGGGCGCTGGGGGCAGATCTTTGGATTCCAGGTTGGAGCTGGCCAGCTTGGGCCTGGGTGCCCCTACTCCACAGCCAGGCCTGTCTCAGGGTCCCACCTCCTGGCTCCGCCCGCCTCCCACCTCCCCTGGACCTCAGGCCCGCTCCTTCACTGCGGGACTGGGCCAACTGGCAGTGCCTGGCAAGGCCAAGGTGGAGACACCCCCTCTGTcggcctccccaccccagcagcGCCCCCCAGAGCCCAGGGCCGGGGATAGCTCCGGCACATCCAGGGCTACCACGCCCCTGCCCTCATTGAGGGTAGAAGTGGAGGCTGGGGGCCCAGCAGCTGGGATCCCTCCACTGTCCCGAACTAAGGATGGTGCCCTGCGGCTGAGGACGGAGTTGGTTGCTCCAGAGGAGATGGGGCAG GTGCCCCCACTCGACTCTCGCCCCAGCTCCCCGGCCCTCTACTTCTTCCCCGATGCCAGTCTGGTTCACAAGTCTCCAGACCCCTTTGGAGCAGCAGCAGCCCAGAGCCTCAGCCTGGCCCGCTCCATGCTGGCCATCAGTGGCCATCTGGACAGCGATGATGATAG TGGCTCCGGAAGCCTGGTTGGCATTGACAACAAGATCGAACAAGCCATG GTTTTATTCTGGAAACACAAAACTAAGTCAACTGTCTTGGAATACCCTGACTCCAAGAAAAGTGCATTGAAGGTAGAGAAGGCTCCCAGCATGGTTGAAACTTTCAAATTGGTTGAGCCCCCCAAAGAGGCTAAGGCCTCCAAAATGGAAGTGTCCCCCAAAGCGGCTGATCCCTGCATGTTGGCCAAGACAACAGACGGGGCTAAGGTGGAGCTGGGCCATAGGGGCCGGTCCCTGCTGCAGCTGCCCGGGACGGCCGTCAAGTCTGTCTCCATGCTCATGGTCTCGGCTCTGCAGTCCGGCTGGCAAATGTGCAGCTGGAAG tcATCTGTGAGTTCTACCTCAGTTACCTCCCAAATGAGGGCCTGGTCCCCTTTGCAGTCCCCGGAGGCTGAGATGCTACGGGAAGTGTACCTGGTGCTGTGGTCCATTCGGAAACAACTGCGGCAGCTGGCCCGCAGACAAGAGAGGTGCAGAAGGCGCCACATCTGGGCCCACACTTGCCCCCAGCCTGACACAGTTCAGGGCCTGAAACAGGATGCACGGAGTCCTCTCTAG
- the LOC117024786 gene encoding TSC22 domain family protein 4 isoform X2 has translation MSGGKKKSSFQITSVTTDYEGPGSPGGPDTPALPAPTGPPPRLPNGEPNPEPGGKGTPRNGSPPPGAPASRFRVVKLPQGLGEPYRRGRWTCVDVYERDLEPPSFGRLLEGIRGASGGAGGRSLDSRLELASLGLGAPTPQPGLSQGPTSWLRPPPTSPGPQARSFTAGLGQLAVPGKAKVETPPLSASPPQQRPPEPRAGDSSGTSRATTPLPSLRVEVEAGGPAAGIPPLSRTKDGALRLRTELVAPEEMGQVPPLDSRPSSPALYFFPDASLVHKSPDPFGAAAAQSLSLARSMLAISGHLDSDDDSGSGSLVGIDNKIEQAMDLVKSHLMFAVREEVEVLKEQIRDLAERNAALEQENGLLRALASPEQLAQLPSSGVPRLGPPAPSGPSV, from the exons ATGAGTGGGGGCAAGAAGAAGAGTAGTTTCCAAATCACCAGCGTCACCACGGACTACGAGGGCCCCGGGAGCCCAGGGGGTCCAGATACCCCTGCCCTGCCAGCTCCCACTGGGCCCCCGCCCCGCCTGCCCAATGGGGAGCCCAACCCCGAGCCAGGAGGCAAGGGCACCCCCCGGAACGGCTCCCCGCCGCCTGGGGCCCCTGCCTCCCGTTTCCGGGTGGTGAAGctgccccagggcctgggagAGCCTTATCGCCGTGGCCGTTGGACGTGTGTGGATGTTTACGAGAGAGACCTGGAGCCCCCTAGCTTCGGCCGGCTCCTGGAGGGGATTCGAGGGGCCTCGGGGGGCGCTGGGGGCAGATCTTTGGATTCCAGGTTGGAGCTGGCCAGCTTGGGCCTGGGTGCCCCTACTCCACAGCCAGGCCTGTCTCAGGGTCCCACCTCCTGGCTCCGCCCGCCTCCCACCTCCCCTGGACCTCAGGCCCGCTCCTTCACTGCGGGACTGGGCCAACTGGCAGTGCCTGGCAAGGCCAAGGTGGAGACACCCCCTCTGTcggcctccccaccccagcagcGCCCCCCAGAGCCCAGGGCCGGGGATAGCTCCGGCACATCCAGGGCTACCACGCCCCTGCCCTCATTGAGGGTAGAAGTGGAGGCTGGGGGCCCAGCAGCTGGGATCCCTCCACTGTCCCGAACTAAGGATGGTGCCCTGCGGCTGAGGACGGAGTTGGTTGCTCCAGAGGAGATGGGGCAG GTGCCCCCACTCGACTCTCGCCCCAGCTCCCCGGCCCTCTACTTCTTCCCCGATGCCAGTCTGGTTCACAAGTCTCCAGACCCCTTTGGAGCAGCAGCAGCCCAGAGCCTCAGCCTGGCCCGCTCCATGCTGGCCATCAGTGGCCATCTGGACAGCGATGATGATAG TGGCTCCGGAAGCCTGGTTGGCATTGACAACAAGATCGAACAAGCCATG GACTTGGTGAAGTCCCACCTCATGTTTGCGGTCCGGGAGGAGGTGGAGGTGCTGAAGGAGCAGATCCGGGACCTGGCAGAGCGGAATGCCGCACTGGAGCAGGAGAACGGACTGCTGCGTGCCCTCGCCAGCCCCGAGCAGCTAGCCCAGCTGCCCTCCTCGGGGGTTCCAAGGCTTGGGCCCCCCGCACCCAGCGGACCCTCCGTTTGA